The following coding sequences lie in one Heteronotia binoei isolate CCM8104 ecotype False Entrance Well chromosome 6, APGP_CSIRO_Hbin_v1, whole genome shotgun sequence genomic window:
- the PTPRE gene encoding receptor-type tyrosine-protein phosphatase epsilon isoform X3: MFKKSFSRVSWFRKHRKAVVNSSDKKMPNGILEEQEQQRVMLLGRSPSGPKKYFPIPVEHLEEEIRIRAADDGKLFREEFNSLPPGYMQGTLEMANKEENREKNRYPNILPYDHSRVVLMQIDGGPCSDYINASYIDGYKEKNKFIAAQGPKQDTVNDFWRMIWEQKSATIVMLTNVKERKEDKCFQYWPDQGCWTYGNIRVSVEDCIVLVDYTIRKFCIQSQVADGCKAPRLVTQLHFTSWPDFGVPFTPIGMLKFLKKVKSLNPMHAGPIVVHCSAGVGRTGTFIVIDAMIDMMHAEQKVDVFEFVARIRNQRPQMVQTDMQYSFIYQALLEYYLYGDTELDVSSLEKHLQPSHNATPNLVKIGLEEEFKKLTNVRIMKENMRTGNLPANMKKARVIQIIPYDFNRVILSMKRGQEYTDYINASFIDGYRQKDYFIATQGPLPHTVEDFWRMVWEWKCHTIVMLTEVLEREQEKCFQYWPSEGSITYGAITIEIKGDTLADAISIRDFLITHSQEKQGRVVRQFHFHGWPEIGIPSEGKGMIDLIAAVQKQQQQTGNHPITVHCSAGAGRTGTFIALSNILERVKAEGLLDVFQAVKSLRLQRPHMVQTLEQYEFCYKVVQDFIDIFSDYANFK, translated from the exons ATGTTTAAAAAAAGTTTCTCCAGAGTTTCATG GTTCAGGAAACACAGAAAAGCCGTTGTGAACTCCAGTGATAAAAAAATGCCAAATGGAATCTTAGAAGAGCAAG AGCAGCAAAGAGTGATGCTTCTTGGAAGATCTCCCTCTGGCCCAAAGAAATATTTTCCAATCCCAGTGGAGCATCTGGAAGAGGAAATACGGATAAGAGCAGCTGATGATGGGAAGTTATTTCGGGAGGAATTTAAC TCATTACCACCTGGATACATGCAGGGAACCCTTGAGATGGCAAATAAAGAGGAAAACAGAGAAAAAAACAGATATCCCAACATATTACCTT ATGATCATTCCAGAGTAGTTTTGATGCAGATAGACGGAGGTCCATGTTCAGATTACATTAATGCTTCATATATAGAT GGTTACAAGGAAAAGAATAAATTCATAGCAGCTCAAG GTCCTAAGCAAGACACAGTAAATGATTTCTGGAGGATGATATGGGAACAGAAGTCTGCAACTATTGTCATGTTGACAAatgtgaaagagagaaaggaa GATAAGTGCTTCCAGTATTGGCCTGATCAAGGATGCTGGACCTACGGAAACATTCGAGTTTCTGTTGAGGACTGCATAGTCCTTGTGGATTACACCATTCGGAAGTTTTGTATTCAGTCA CAGGTTGCTGATGGCTGCAAAGCTCCAAGGCTTGTAACTCAGCTTCATTTCACCAGCTGGCCTGATTTTGGAGTGCCTTTCACACCTATTGGAATGCTCAAGTTCCTAAAGAAAGTAAAATCATTGAATCCTATGCATGCTGGGCCAATTGTGGTTCACTGCAG TGCTGGTGTGGGTCGGACAGGCACGTTCATAGTAATAGATGCCATGATTGACATGATGCACGCAGAACAGAAGGTTGATGTTTTTGAGTTTGTAGCAAGAATCCGCAATCAGCGCCCGCAAATGGTTCAGACCGAT ATGCAGTATTCCTTCATTTATCAAGCCTTACTTGAATACTACCTCTATGGTGACACTGAACTAGATGTGTCCTCTTTGGAAAAGCACTTGCAGCCATCACACAATGCAACACCAAATCTAGTCAAAATTGGTCTAGAAGAAGAGTTTAAA AAATTAACAAATGttagaataatgaaagaaaaCATGAGAACTGGCAATCTGCCCGCGAATATGAAGAAAGCCAGAGTTATCCAAATCATTCCAT ATGACTTTAACAGAGTGATTCTTTCAATGAAACGAGGTCAGGAGTATACAGACTATATCAATGCTTCCTTCATAGAT GGTTATCGCCAAAAGGATTACTTTATTGCAACTCAAGGACCACTTCCTCATACTGTGGAAGATTTCTGGCGAATGGTGTGGGAATGGAAATGCCACACAATTGTTATGCTTACTGAAGTTTTGGAAAGGGAGCAA GAAAAGTGTTTTCAGTATTGGCCATCGGAGGGTTCCATTACTTATGGAGCAATTACCATAGAAATAAAGGGCGATACGCTCGCTGATGCTATCAGCATAAGGGACTTTTTGATTACACACAGTCAG GAAAAGCAGGGCAGAGTTGTCCGACAATTTCATTTCCATGGATGGCCTGAAATTGGAATTCCCTCTGAAGGCAAAGGCATGATTGACCTCATTGCAGCTGTCCAAAAACAGCAACAGCAGACTGGAAACCATCCCATTACAGTACACTGCAG TGCTGGAGCTGGAAGAACAGGAACATTCATAGCACTCAGCAATATTCTGGAGCGAGTAAAAGCTGAGGGGCTTTTAGATGTATTTCAAGCTGTGAAGAGTTTACGGCTGCAGAGACCACATATGGTGCAAACACTG gAACAGTATGAATTCTGCTACAAAGTGGTACAAGATTTCATTGATATATTTTCTGACTATGCTAATTTTAAGTGA
- the PTPRE gene encoding receptor-type tyrosine-protein phosphatase epsilon isoform X2: protein MMEYSCSILLASISLRYIEALHYNGTTSSNGTTTSPPEDTDPSQHLLTSMLILILVFIILILLAGYFFRFRKHRKAVVNSSDKKMPNGILEEQEQQRVMLLGRSPSGPKKYFPIPVEHLEEEIRIRAADDGKLFREEFNSLPPGYMQGTLEMANKEENREKNRYPNILPYDHSRVVLMQIDGGPCSDYINASYIDGYKEKNKFIAAQGPKQDTVNDFWRMIWEQKSATIVMLTNVKERKEDKCFQYWPDQGCWTYGNIRVSVEDCIVLVDYTIRKFCIQSVADGCKAPRLVTQLHFTSWPDFGVPFTPIGMLKFLKKVKSLNPMHAGPIVVHCSAGVGRTGTFIVIDAMIDMMHAEQKVDVFEFVARIRNQRPQMVQTDMQYSFIYQALLEYYLYGDTELDVSSLEKHLQPSHNATPNLVKIGLEEEFKKLTNVRIMKENMRTGNLPANMKKARVIQIIPYDFNRVILSMKRGQEYTDYINASFIDGYRQKDYFIATQGPLPHTVEDFWRMVWEWKCHTIVMLTEVLEREQEKCFQYWPSEGSITYGAITIEIKGDTLADAISIRDFLITHSQEKQGRVVRQFHFHGWPEIGIPSEGKGMIDLIAAVQKQQQQTGNHPITVHCSAGAGRTGTFIALSNILERVKAEGLLDVFQAVKSLRLQRPHMVQTLEQYEFCYKVVQDFIDIFSDYANFK, encoded by the exons GTCCTCCAGAAGATACTGATCCATCACAGCACCTATTGACTTCAATGCTGATCCTGATTCTGGTGTTTATAATTTTAATTCTTTTAGCTGGCTATTTCTTCAG GTTCAGGAAACACAGAAAAGCCGTTGTGAACTCCAGTGATAAAAAAATGCCAAATGGAATCTTAGAAGAGCAAG AGCAGCAAAGAGTGATGCTTCTTGGAAGATCTCCCTCTGGCCCAAAGAAATATTTTCCAATCCCAGTGGAGCATCTGGAAGAGGAAATACGGATAAGAGCAGCTGATGATGGGAAGTTATTTCGGGAGGAATTTAAC TCATTACCACCTGGATACATGCAGGGAACCCTTGAGATGGCAAATAAAGAGGAAAACAGAGAAAAAAACAGATATCCCAACATATTACCTT ATGATCATTCCAGAGTAGTTTTGATGCAGATAGACGGAGGTCCATGTTCAGATTACATTAATGCTTCATATATAGAT GGTTACAAGGAAAAGAATAAATTCATAGCAGCTCAAG GTCCTAAGCAAGACACAGTAAATGATTTCTGGAGGATGATATGGGAACAGAAGTCTGCAACTATTGTCATGTTGACAAatgtgaaagagagaaaggaa GATAAGTGCTTCCAGTATTGGCCTGATCAAGGATGCTGGACCTACGGAAACATTCGAGTTTCTGTTGAGGACTGCATAGTCCTTGTGGATTACACCATTCGGAAGTTTTGTATTCAGTCA GTTGCTGATGGCTGCAAAGCTCCAAGGCTTGTAACTCAGCTTCATTTCACCAGCTGGCCTGATTTTGGAGTGCCTTTCACACCTATTGGAATGCTCAAGTTCCTAAAGAAAGTAAAATCATTGAATCCTATGCATGCTGGGCCAATTGTGGTTCACTGCAG TGCTGGTGTGGGTCGGACAGGCACGTTCATAGTAATAGATGCCATGATTGACATGATGCACGCAGAACAGAAGGTTGATGTTTTTGAGTTTGTAGCAAGAATCCGCAATCAGCGCCCGCAAATGGTTCAGACCGAT ATGCAGTATTCCTTCATTTATCAAGCCTTACTTGAATACTACCTCTATGGTGACACTGAACTAGATGTGTCCTCTTTGGAAAAGCACTTGCAGCCATCACACAATGCAACACCAAATCTAGTCAAAATTGGTCTAGAAGAAGAGTTTAAA AAATTAACAAATGttagaataatgaaagaaaaCATGAGAACTGGCAATCTGCCCGCGAATATGAAGAAAGCCAGAGTTATCCAAATCATTCCAT ATGACTTTAACAGAGTGATTCTTTCAATGAAACGAGGTCAGGAGTATACAGACTATATCAATGCTTCCTTCATAGAT GGTTATCGCCAAAAGGATTACTTTATTGCAACTCAAGGACCACTTCCTCATACTGTGGAAGATTTCTGGCGAATGGTGTGGGAATGGAAATGCCACACAATTGTTATGCTTACTGAAGTTTTGGAAAGGGAGCAA GAAAAGTGTTTTCAGTATTGGCCATCGGAGGGTTCCATTACTTATGGAGCAATTACCATAGAAATAAAGGGCGATACGCTCGCTGATGCTATCAGCATAAGGGACTTTTTGATTACACACAGTCAG GAAAAGCAGGGCAGAGTTGTCCGACAATTTCATTTCCATGGATGGCCTGAAATTGGAATTCCCTCTGAAGGCAAAGGCATGATTGACCTCATTGCAGCTGTCCAAAAACAGCAACAGCAGACTGGAAACCATCCCATTACAGTACACTGCAG TGCTGGAGCTGGAAGAACAGGAACATTCATAGCACTCAGCAATATTCTGGAGCGAGTAAAAGCTGAGGGGCTTTTAGATGTATTTCAAGCTGTGAAGAGTTTACGGCTGCAGAGACCACATATGGTGCAAACACTG gAACAGTATGAATTCTGCTACAAAGTGGTACAAGATTTCATTGATATATTTTCTGACTATGCTAATTTTAAGTGA
- the PTPRE gene encoding receptor-type tyrosine-protein phosphatase epsilon isoform X1: MMEYSCSILLASISLRYIEALHYNGTTSSNGTTTSPPEDTDPSQHLLTSMLILILVFIILILLAGYFFRFRKHRKAVVNSSDKKMPNGILEEQEQQRVMLLGRSPSGPKKYFPIPVEHLEEEIRIRAADDGKLFREEFNSLPPGYMQGTLEMANKEENREKNRYPNILPYDHSRVVLMQIDGGPCSDYINASYIDGYKEKNKFIAAQGPKQDTVNDFWRMIWEQKSATIVMLTNVKERKEDKCFQYWPDQGCWTYGNIRVSVEDCIVLVDYTIRKFCIQSQVADGCKAPRLVTQLHFTSWPDFGVPFTPIGMLKFLKKVKSLNPMHAGPIVVHCSAGVGRTGTFIVIDAMIDMMHAEQKVDVFEFVARIRNQRPQMVQTDMQYSFIYQALLEYYLYGDTELDVSSLEKHLQPSHNATPNLVKIGLEEEFKKLTNVRIMKENMRTGNLPANMKKARVIQIIPYDFNRVILSMKRGQEYTDYINASFIDGYRQKDYFIATQGPLPHTVEDFWRMVWEWKCHTIVMLTEVLEREQEKCFQYWPSEGSITYGAITIEIKGDTLADAISIRDFLITHSQEKQGRVVRQFHFHGWPEIGIPSEGKGMIDLIAAVQKQQQQTGNHPITVHCSAGAGRTGTFIALSNILERVKAEGLLDVFQAVKSLRLQRPHMVQTLEQYEFCYKVVQDFIDIFSDYANFK, encoded by the exons GTCCTCCAGAAGATACTGATCCATCACAGCACCTATTGACTTCAATGCTGATCCTGATTCTGGTGTTTATAATTTTAATTCTTTTAGCTGGCTATTTCTTCAG GTTCAGGAAACACAGAAAAGCCGTTGTGAACTCCAGTGATAAAAAAATGCCAAATGGAATCTTAGAAGAGCAAG AGCAGCAAAGAGTGATGCTTCTTGGAAGATCTCCCTCTGGCCCAAAGAAATATTTTCCAATCCCAGTGGAGCATCTGGAAGAGGAAATACGGATAAGAGCAGCTGATGATGGGAAGTTATTTCGGGAGGAATTTAAC TCATTACCACCTGGATACATGCAGGGAACCCTTGAGATGGCAAATAAAGAGGAAAACAGAGAAAAAAACAGATATCCCAACATATTACCTT ATGATCATTCCAGAGTAGTTTTGATGCAGATAGACGGAGGTCCATGTTCAGATTACATTAATGCTTCATATATAGAT GGTTACAAGGAAAAGAATAAATTCATAGCAGCTCAAG GTCCTAAGCAAGACACAGTAAATGATTTCTGGAGGATGATATGGGAACAGAAGTCTGCAACTATTGTCATGTTGACAAatgtgaaagagagaaaggaa GATAAGTGCTTCCAGTATTGGCCTGATCAAGGATGCTGGACCTACGGAAACATTCGAGTTTCTGTTGAGGACTGCATAGTCCTTGTGGATTACACCATTCGGAAGTTTTGTATTCAGTCA CAGGTTGCTGATGGCTGCAAAGCTCCAAGGCTTGTAACTCAGCTTCATTTCACCAGCTGGCCTGATTTTGGAGTGCCTTTCACACCTATTGGAATGCTCAAGTTCCTAAAGAAAGTAAAATCATTGAATCCTATGCATGCTGGGCCAATTGTGGTTCACTGCAG TGCTGGTGTGGGTCGGACAGGCACGTTCATAGTAATAGATGCCATGATTGACATGATGCACGCAGAACAGAAGGTTGATGTTTTTGAGTTTGTAGCAAGAATCCGCAATCAGCGCCCGCAAATGGTTCAGACCGAT ATGCAGTATTCCTTCATTTATCAAGCCTTACTTGAATACTACCTCTATGGTGACACTGAACTAGATGTGTCCTCTTTGGAAAAGCACTTGCAGCCATCACACAATGCAACACCAAATCTAGTCAAAATTGGTCTAGAAGAAGAGTTTAAA AAATTAACAAATGttagaataatgaaagaaaaCATGAGAACTGGCAATCTGCCCGCGAATATGAAGAAAGCCAGAGTTATCCAAATCATTCCAT ATGACTTTAACAGAGTGATTCTTTCAATGAAACGAGGTCAGGAGTATACAGACTATATCAATGCTTCCTTCATAGAT GGTTATCGCCAAAAGGATTACTTTATTGCAACTCAAGGACCACTTCCTCATACTGTGGAAGATTTCTGGCGAATGGTGTGGGAATGGAAATGCCACACAATTGTTATGCTTACTGAAGTTTTGGAAAGGGAGCAA GAAAAGTGTTTTCAGTATTGGCCATCGGAGGGTTCCATTACTTATGGAGCAATTACCATAGAAATAAAGGGCGATACGCTCGCTGATGCTATCAGCATAAGGGACTTTTTGATTACACACAGTCAG GAAAAGCAGGGCAGAGTTGTCCGACAATTTCATTTCCATGGATGGCCTGAAATTGGAATTCCCTCTGAAGGCAAAGGCATGATTGACCTCATTGCAGCTGTCCAAAAACAGCAACAGCAGACTGGAAACCATCCCATTACAGTACACTGCAG TGCTGGAGCTGGAAGAACAGGAACATTCATAGCACTCAGCAATATTCTGGAGCGAGTAAAAGCTGAGGGGCTTTTAGATGTATTTCAAGCTGTGAAGAGTTTACGGCTGCAGAGACCACATATGGTGCAAACACTG gAACAGTATGAATTCTGCTACAAAGTGGTACAAGATTTCATTGATATATTTTCTGACTATGCTAATTTTAAGTGA